Proteins from a genomic interval of Paenibacillus sp. FSL H8-0048:
- a CDS encoding GNAT family N-acetyltransferase, producing the protein MGFGLIPEMHNKGLATESVGAIIEWALSSKKVQKIVAECLIDNIPSIRVLEKLNFTRTGVENGMINWERLISTET; encoded by the coding sequence GTGGGATTTGGCCTTATTCCTGAGATGCATAATAAGGGGTTAGCCACTGAGTCGGTAGGAGCTATTATAGAATGGGCATTATCATCAAAAAAAGTCCAAAAAATTGTGGCCGAGTGCCTTATCGATAATATTCCGTCTATCAGAGTTCTGGAGAAGTTGAATTTTACACGAACCGGAGTAGAGAACGGAATGATTAACTGGGAAAGACTTATCAGTACTGAAACTTAG
- a CDS encoding YbaK/EbsC family protein yields the protein MTSQLKDSAQQVQNKLLELGYTNQVVELPDSTRTAQEAADAIGCEVAHIAKSIIFRLNNEDKPLLVIASGVNRINEKQITSHLNDKLGKADADFVREHTGFVIGGVPPLGHKESILTFIDEDLLQYREIWAAAGHPRAVFQLTPVELIQMTNGRVICVK from the coding sequence TTGACAAGTCAACTTAAAGATAGTGCCCAGCAGGTTCAAAACAAACTATTGGAGCTGGGATATACAAATCAAGTTGTAGAACTGCCTGACAGTACACGAACTGCACAGGAAGCTGCCGATGCGATAGGCTGCGAGGTTGCACATATAGCGAAGTCCATTATCTTTCGGCTCAACAATGAAGATAAACCCTTATTGGTTATAGCAAGCGGAGTCAACCGGATTAACGAAAAACAAATTACCAGCCATCTGAATGACAAATTGGGAAAAGCTGACGCTGATTTTGTACGTGAACACACAGGATTTGTGATTGGAGGCGTACCGCCTTTAGGACATAAAGAGTCGATCCTCACGTTTATTGATGAAGACTTGTTACAATACAGAGAGATATGGGCTGCTGCCGGACATCCAAGAGCGGTGTTTCAATTAACACCTGTAGAATTAATTCAAATGACAAACGGACGAGTCATCTGTGTAAAATAA
- a CDS encoding ferritin-like domain-containing protein — translation MRNAVQGERNDELFYDQLIKLAPNQEQVDVITSIRNDERGHNQMFRQMYRELTGHEVTGVSNEALENVNSYIAGLQQAFQGELSAVEKYRKIWFGLPYGIYKDTLYGIILDEQKHAAKYNNLLIQNLAANES, via the coding sequence ATGAGGAATGCGGTACAAGGTGAACGAAATGATGAACTTTTTTATGATCAACTCATCAAACTGGCTCCGAACCAAGAACAAGTTGACGTGATTACCTCTATCCGGAATGATGAAAGAGGACATAATCAAATGTTTCGGCAAATGTATAGGGAACTAACAGGACATGAAGTAACAGGAGTTAGCAACGAAGCACTGGAGAATGTTAATTCTTATATTGCCGGGTTGCAACAAGCCTTCCAAGGTGAATTATCTGCCGTTGAGAAATATCGAAAGATATGGTTCGGTCTTCCGTACGGCATTTACAAGGATACTCTGTATGGCATTATTCTGGATGAGCAAAAACATGCGGCTAAATATAACAATCTGCTGATACAAAACTTGGCTGCAAATGAGTCCTGA
- a CDS encoding Type 1 glutamine amidotransferase-like domain-containing protein, whose protein sequence is MSTHYYFSWFNGILPEGLVQWLQEDIQDRQSLVMISAEPSNYEDEEINLEDITEWTWLHRANLMFDEYHFIDYRMPKEEARQRIQNASVIFLCGGDPVQQHDFLAEYELTNGIKNSNAVILGASAGSLNMSAKWVTSNNAAHSVEIDSIYDGLGFDPFAYESHSQRDYASFVQGYLFPLSEEMDVYAAEQESAMRVKDSKIEIMGPVYLISRSKIQRISV, encoded by the coding sequence ATGAGTACTCACTATTATTTCAGTTGGTTTAATGGTATTTTGCCAGAGGGGCTGGTGCAATGGTTGCAGGAGGATATTCAGGACAGACAATCGCTTGTGATGATCAGCGCTGAGCCGTCTAATTATGAAGATGAGGAGATTAACCTTGAGGATATAACGGAATGGACATGGCTCCATCGGGCTAATCTTATGTTTGATGAGTATCATTTCATCGATTACCGCATGCCGAAGGAAGAGGCCCGGCAAAGGATTCAGAACGCATCGGTCATTTTTTTATGCGGGGGAGATCCTGTTCAGCAGCACGATTTTTTGGCGGAATATGAATTAACGAATGGGATTAAAAACAGCAATGCCGTTATCTTGGGAGCCAGCGCCGGTTCGTTGAACATGTCTGCCAAATGGGTAACCTCGAATAACGCCGCTCATTCAGTGGAAATAGATTCGATCTATGATGGGTTGGGCTTTGATCCGTTTGCCTATGAATCACACTCGCAACGCGACTATGCCTCGTTCGTCCAAGGCTACCTGTTCCCCTTATCGGAGGAGATGGATGTATATGCGGCAGAGCAGGAGAGCGCGATGCGTGTAAAAGACAGCAAAATCGAAATCATGGGTCCGGTATATTTAATATCCCGCTCGAAGATTCAGAGAATAAGCGTATGA
- a CDS encoding LysR family transcriptional regulator: MNLHALKIFHTISEKGGVTRAAEELRISQPAVTAQVRNLEKELGIQLLAPKGRGILVTDAGQMLASHAKRLFALERELDEAVREYKAGFSGILRIVAT; this comes from the coding sequence ATGAATCTTCATGCCCTTAAAATTTTTCACACCATCTCTGAAAAAGGCGGAGTCACCCGCGCTGCGGAGGAATTACGGATCAGTCAGCCTGCGGTTACGGCCCAGGTCCGCAATCTGGAGAAGGAATTAGGCATTCAGCTGTTAGCCCCCAAGGGGCGTGGTATCTTAGTGACCGATGCGGGGCAGATGCTGGCCAGCCATGCCAAAAGATTGTTTGCATTGGAGCGTGAGCTGGATGAGGCAGTCCGTGAGTACAAGGCCGGGTTCAGCGGAATCCTGCGTATTGTCGCCACCTAA
- the pyk gene encoding pyruvate kinase, with translation MSKTKIVCTIGPSSESPEMLRKLIQAGMNVARLNLAHGELEEHAERIRHIREAAKELNQYVAVLLDIKGPEIRIGKMASDYFELVPGETVVLTTEDVLGTKDRIQVTYKQLPQDVKPGSSILIDDGLIRLEVVKAEGTEITCLVKNGGKLKPRKGVNVPGIKTSLPGVSEKDILHIKFGVEQNIDIIAQSFVRKAADILEIKHILSKHKASHIQVIAKIENDEGLENLDAILSVADGLMVARGDLGVDLPVEEVPLVQKDMIKKCNLAGKPVITATHMLESMQMHPRPTRAEASDVANAIFDGTDSVMLSGESAAGKYPLESVETMARIAARAESVLGSYGRCNCKGNEPAVNVTGAIGESVVRTALTLSAKAILALTESGFTARMIAKHKPTAPVIAVSTKKNVLHALSLTWGVIPLLRDESASSTDAAVEAAVELARSAGYVRNGDLVLITAGVPVGFAGTTNLLRVHRVGEEI, from the coding sequence ATGAGTAAAACTAAAATCGTCTGTACCATCGGTCCCTCCAGCGAAAGCCCCGAAATGCTCCGTAAGCTGATCCAAGCCGGTATGAATGTCGCCCGCCTGAACTTAGCTCACGGTGAGTTAGAGGAGCACGCTGAACGCATCCGCCACATCCGGGAAGCAGCCAAGGAGCTAAACCAATATGTGGCCGTCCTGCTCGACATCAAAGGTCCGGAGATTCGTATCGGCAAAATGGCCTCGGACTACTTTGAATTGGTACCAGGAGAAACCGTGGTTCTGACCACAGAGGATGTGCTCGGCACGAAGGACCGTATCCAAGTCACCTATAAGCAGTTACCCCAAGACGTAAAGCCCGGCAGCAGCATCCTGATCGATGACGGTCTGATCCGTTTGGAAGTCGTAAAGGCTGAAGGTACCGAGATCACCTGCCTCGTCAAGAACGGTGGCAAGCTGAAGCCACGCAAGGGCGTCAACGTTCCCGGCATCAAAACCAGCCTTCCAGGCGTTTCTGAGAAGGACATCCTGCACATCAAGTTCGGCGTTGAGCAGAACATCGACATCATTGCTCAATCCTTTGTCCGCAAAGCTGCAGACATTCTCGAAATTAAACATATTCTCAGCAAACACAAGGCCAGCCATATTCAAGTCATCGCAAAAATCGAAAATGACGAGGGTTTGGAGAACTTGGACGCCATCCTGAGTGTAGCCGACGGACTAATGGTTGCGCGCGGAGATCTGGGCGTGGACTTGCCGGTGGAGGAGGTGCCACTGGTTCAAAAAGACATGATCAAGAAGTGTAACCTGGCCGGAAAACCGGTTATCACCGCCACCCACATGCTGGAGTCCATGCAGATGCACCCGCGTCCGACCCGTGCAGAAGCAAGTGACGTCGCCAACGCTATTTTTGATGGCACCGATTCTGTCATGCTGTCTGGTGAATCTGCCGCAGGTAAATACCCGCTGGAGTCCGTCGAGACCATGGCCCGCATCGCAGCCCGCGCTGAGTCCGTCCTGGGGAGCTATGGCCGCTGTAACTGCAAGGGTAATGAGCCTGCCGTCAACGTAACAGGTGCCATCGGCGAATCTGTTGTCCGCACTGCCCTCACACTCTCCGCCAAAGCTATTCTCGCCCTGACCGAAAGCGGCTTTACCGCCCGGATGATCGCCAAGCACAAGCCCACTGCACCTGTCATCGCCGTATCCACAAAGAAGAACGTGCTGCATGCCCTTTCCTTGACATGGGGTGTAATTCCGCTGCTCCGCGACGAATCTGCTTCCAGCACTGATGCAGCCGTAGAAGCTGCCGTTGAACTGGCGAGGTCTGCCGGATACGTACGTAATGGCGACTTGGTGCTCATCACCGCCGGTGTCCCTGTAGGCTTTGCCGGAACCACTAACCTGCTGCGGGTTCATCGAGTTGGGGAAGAGATTTAA
- a CDS encoding VOC family protein: MVNGKILGIAYNVIPVKNIKKSAEWFVHHFGFNIRNDRGNYLSLFRDNRPIIDLIASDNDTRAVFEVNGRPRWVVTFFTDDIDSLHMRLTSEGVTARPVSNEGVYASFLFLRIWVSCNTADPGFI; encoded by the coding sequence ATGGTTAACGGGAAAATCTTAGGAATCGCATACAATGTAATTCCGGTTAAAAATATAAAAAAATCTGCAGAGTGGTTTGTCCATCACTTCGGCTTCAACATTAGAAACGATAGAGGAAACTACCTAAGCTTATTCCGGGATAACCGTCCAATCATTGATCTAATCGCATCTGATAATGACACAAGAGCAGTTTTTGAGGTGAATGGACGGCCTCGGTGGGTTGTAACATTTTTTACAGATGATATTGACTCGTTGCATATGAGGCTAACATCTGAGGGAGTCACGGCTAGACCCGTTAGCAATGAAGGTGTTTACGCAAGTTTTTTGTTTTTGAGGATCTGGGTTAGTTGCAATACAGCGGACCCCGGTTTTATTTAA
- a CDS encoding GNAT family N-acetyltransferase, translating to MEIKIREIIANDYTEVVFLWNNVLGVHTVTDENFRVKMEQMRMAGNYKTFVALLENHVVGFISSVHALAVGSANDYLHITGLAVHNDFQRHKVGTKLLRYTENYAKDCGISSIILCTGMKRTGAHAFYEQNGYDKDSYCFDKFIKLD from the coding sequence ATGGAAATTAAGATAAGAGAAATTATAGCAAACGATTATACTGAAGTTGTTTTCTTATGGAACAATGTACTTGGCGTTCATACTGTTACGGATGAGAACTTTCGCGTTAAGATGGAACAGATGAGAATGGCAGGCAATTACAAAACGTTTGTAGCGTTACTTGAGAACCATGTTGTTGGTTTTATATCTAGCGTTCATGCATTAGCTGTAGGGTCTGCGAATGATTATCTGCATATAACCGGACTTGCTGTACATAATGATTTTCAGCGACATAAGGTAGGCACTAAATTGTTAAGATACACTGAAAATTATGCGAAAGATTGCGGAATATCCAGCATAATTCTATGCACAGGGATGAAGCGAACCGGGGCTCATGCTTTCTATGAACAAAACGGCTATGACAAAGATTCATACTGCTTTGATAAGTTTATTAAACTTGACTAA
- a CDS encoding RidA family protein, giving the protein MTEQTVASRIATLGIVIPHASEPAAKYANYVKVNGLLFVSGKGPAGTPKGKLGQEYTTAEGYQFARQTGIEILAVLQTALDTLDKVKRVVKIQGFVNAVASFEEHHKVLNGCSDLMLDVFGEKGIHARSVFGAVSVRDNLPIIIDSIFEVEE; this is encoded by the coding sequence ATGACTGAACAAACAGTGGCTAGTAGAATAGCAACATTAGGAATCGTTATCCCCCATGCAAGCGAACCTGCAGCTAAGTACGCAAATTACGTAAAAGTAAACGGGTTATTGTTCGTTTCAGGCAAGGGGCCTGCTGGTACGCCCAAGGGCAAGTTAGGTCAGGAGTATACAACCGCAGAAGGTTATCAGTTTGCACGACAAACGGGGATTGAAATTTTGGCTGTACTACAAACAGCTTTAGATACACTGGATAAAGTGAAACGCGTGGTTAAAATTCAGGGCTTTGTTAATGCGGTCGCCAGTTTTGAAGAGCATCATAAAGTGCTTAATGGTTGTTCTGATCTGATGCTGGATGTTTTCGGAGAAAAAGGTATCCATGCCCGTTCAGTCTTTGGAGCTGTTTCGGTTAGAGACAATCTTCCCATTATCATTGATTCAATATTTGAGGTTGAGGAGTAA
- a CDS encoding VOC family protein: MIQSIVHIALVVNDYDEAIEFYTKKLNFTVVEDTYQPEQDKRWVVISPPGSVGTTILLAKASKPEQEQFVGNQTGGRVFLFLNTDDFWRDYKDMVSKGIEFVREPQDQSYGKVAVFKDLYGNLWDLLELNEDHPIAKRVR; the protein is encoded by the coding sequence ATGATTCAGTCCATTGTACATATTGCTCTGGTCGTAAACGATTATGATGAAGCCATTGAATTTTATACAAAAAAGTTGAATTTCACAGTAGTAGAAGATACGTATCAGCCGGAGCAGGATAAACGGTGGGTGGTGATTTCGCCCCCTGGATCAGTGGGGACAACGATCTTGCTTGCCAAGGCGTCCAAACCTGAACAAGAGCAATTTGTCGGTAACCAAACGGGTGGGCGGGTATTTCTGTTCCTGAACACGGATGACTTTTGGAGAGATTATAAGGACATGGTCTCCAAGGGCATTGAATTTGTTAGAGAGCCTCAAGATCAATCGTACGGAAAAGTAGCGGTCTTTAAAGATTTATACGGGAATTTATGGGACCTGCTGGAGTTGAATGAGGATCATCCGATTGCTAAACGTGTAAGGTGA
- a CDS encoding TetR/AcrR family transcriptional regulator, translating to MKKQPELTDKTRQTFINVFCDLYSQKPIEKITIQEIAKRSGYNRSTFYQYFTDIYELLDYVEARVFTSIKEEMATREFSTHSFQDALQCLENTEEISVLKALLGDYGSVHFIERLKREISLEKLIVDLPANEALAPYIIEFYISTLMSMFRLWIRNDKDLSSEELVKLVDTLFTNGIGTTVIP from the coding sequence ATGAAAAAGCAACCTGAACTTACGGATAAAACAAGGCAAACCTTTATCAATGTATTCTGCGATTTATATAGCCAGAAACCCATTGAAAAAATAACCATCCAAGAGATCGCGAAACGATCAGGATATAACCGCAGTACCTTTTATCAATACTTTACGGATATCTATGAATTGTTGGACTACGTGGAAGCGCGTGTCTTTACATCCATTAAAGAGGAAATGGCAACCAGAGAGTTCTCCACTCATTCTTTCCAAGACGCACTGCAATGCCTGGAAAATACAGAGGAAATTTCAGTACTGAAAGCCCTCTTGGGCGACTATGGTTCTGTTCATTTTATCGAACGTCTGAAGAGAGAAATTTCCTTGGAGAAATTGATTGTCGACCTTCCGGCAAATGAAGCTTTAGCACCGTATATCATTGAGTTTTACATATCCACACTAATGTCGATGTTTCGCCTTTGGATACGCAATGACAAAGATCTGTCGTCTGAAGAATTGGTCAAGCTGGTAGATACTCTATTTACAAATGGGATCGGGACTACGGTGATTCCTTAA
- a CDS encoding ketopantoate reductase family protein, which translates to MRILFFGRGVISAQYAWAFEQAGHTVEFYVRQGRKETFGSSIELEMWDARKGKQLIKESWNVKLHEEIRPNYDLIIVSVNTEQLPAAAQLLSTHAGNTPVLIFNNLWQDLKSSISPLSMNNVVFGFPGGGGGIEDNRLRGGFLKMLFLEQPRVGTEPINNKVKELFESAHFKIKWIKDMQNWLWNHFAMNAAMETEVLRLGSFAALMNDSDSFANVGRNMREIIPVIKARGGNADMTSLLLTKIPPALLGTLFNKLVFAKGSLARLFMEYNNGKAGFAILEVVREAKKLGIALPRLTAALENSEQYKAGVSR; encoded by the coding sequence ATGAGAATTTTATTTTTCGGCAGAGGTGTCATATCGGCCCAATATGCTTGGGCTTTTGAACAGGCAGGACATACAGTGGAGTTCTACGTTAGACAAGGGAGAAAAGAAACCTTCGGCAGCAGCATTGAGCTTGAAATGTGGGACGCACGAAAGGGGAAGCAGCTCATAAAAGAAAGCTGGAACGTCAAACTGCATGAGGAGATTCGACCAAATTATGATCTCATTATTGTGAGTGTCAACACGGAGCAGCTTCCGGCAGCAGCACAACTTTTATCGACTCATGCAGGAAACACACCTGTTCTAATCTTCAATAACCTTTGGCAGGATTTGAAATCATCGATCTCACCCCTGTCTATGAACAATGTGGTCTTTGGGTTCCCCGGAGGCGGCGGCGGCATTGAGGACAACAGGCTTAGAGGCGGCTTTTTAAAAATGCTGTTTCTGGAACAGCCACGGGTAGGCACTGAACCTATTAACAACAAGGTCAAAGAGCTATTTGAAAGTGCCCATTTTAAAATTAAGTGGATCAAGGATATGCAGAACTGGCTCTGGAATCACTTCGCGATGAACGCAGCAATGGAAACCGAGGTGTTGAGACTGGGAAGTTTTGCGGCACTCATGAATGATAGCGACTCCTTCGCAAATGTTGGCAGGAATATGAGGGAAATTATCCCCGTAATAAAAGCCAGAGGCGGAAACGCTGATATGACTTCTCTGCTGTTGACTAAGATCCCGCCGGCACTGCTCGGCACGCTGTTTAACAAGCTGGTTTTTGCAAAGGGTAGCTTAGCACGGCTTTTCATGGAATACAACAATGGTAAAGCAGGCTTTGCGATCCTTGAAGTTGTGCGGGAAGCGAAAAAGTTGGGGATAGCTTTGCCGCGGCTTACTGCGGCGCTGGAAAATTCTGAGCAATACAAAGCAGGCGTATCAAGATAG